One Apteryx mantelli isolate bAptMan1 chromosome Z, bAptMan1.hap1, whole genome shotgun sequence genomic window, ACTTCCTGCCATTTTTCATGAGGGTGGCAATTCAAGGCCAGGATCTTGCAGTGTCAGAGGAGGAAACAAGGACTTTATCCAGGACAAAAATTTGTCATTAGTTACTGCTGGCTAGGGAAGCCAGCTTTTGCTTAGTTGGAGACTACCAAGCAGTTAGGCCATAAAGAGCAGAAGCTTCCCATTTCTCAGATCTAGACTTGATCACAAAGCAAAGTGTCTGAAGGCCACAGAACTTGCAAGTTAACACAGCCTTATCCCTCCCTTTTGCCTCAATGAACTAGGCTCGTACACTGAATAAGGAACAGACTTCATGCTACTAGCACCAGAATAAATAGCATGGTACTAGACAGTCACCAGCAGCAAGATAAATCCCCACCTTCCTAGAGCCACACATTTATTTGTCAGTCCTGTGGTCAACCAAGAGGAAGGCTCCAGTACTTTGAGTGGTCTTAGAACCACTGTGATTAACTGGCAGTCTAAAATGAGTCAGTCTAACAGGTCTTTTGGCTGAAGAATCAGCTCCCAAGGTACAACTTAGCGTGCTAGAGGAGCACGGCAGATCCACGTACTTCACCTGCTGCAGGCAGAGCACTAAGAATCGTAGGGTGCTCATGCATTTGACAGTCACCATAGGAAGTCTCATGGCACTTAGAACAGGAGACTGCCTCTGTTCCTACAGCCAAGGGGACACTAGCTCACGTGGATATGCACTCTTTGGGGCTTTGGCCATTACACATGTAGCAACATAAGACATATGCTATTCTACTTCAATTGCGTCATAATAAGGGAGACCAATttaattgctgcttttttttttaatttttatttatttttccctcctctgcATTTAAAATTTACAGTGGTTTCTCAAAGAGCATTCACCTGTATACCTCTAAGAGGTAACAGACAAGATTGTTTCAGTCATACATACAAAATTACTTATGTTTACAAATTTTTGGCAATCATAGTAACCCGTTTTTTCCTATTGCCATTGCCCAACCATTGAAAAAAAGACAGTGTACAATAATTTACATTTGAAGTATTTCAAAGTGCTTAATAGTGATACTCTAGGAATATTTACAAGTGGCCTATAGACATATGTACAGGTGTTACACTATAGCACAAGTTGTGGCTGGAATATGGCTTTCTATGGAAAGTGCTTTATATTTGGCCAGTGGTGTTACTGACTGACCAATTCAAGGGTTACTGATAAAACCGTAACCACGAAAAGCTGAATTGTTGTGGACAGGTATTTACAAGGTTTGTTGTTAAGCTGTATAAAATAGGTATTTACATAAGTGTTCCATACATACAGAAAGTATCTTCATTCTTCCAAGAATGGAGGAAGTCTCAGCCACAAGCCTGGTTATTATCCccaaaaatgtaaaatacaagTAAACTGAAAGAGATTGCTGATCCAATGCTCACGCCATGTCATCATCTGTGCTCACAACGGATATCTGTACAAAATAAGCATTAGTTAGCCACAGCTGTACTAGTGCGAGATACCACACAATGCATGCTTCACTACAGGGCAGTCTAAAATAAGAGCTAGTTCTGCAGGGTATCAATCAGTTCAGCTACTGATTACTCCATGCCAGGCATAGGAGAATAGACACTTGGTACAACTTTAGCCTTGATCAAAAGGATGAGCTCTCAGCTTACTCAACCCCATACTCTGGCTGCAGCTAGCAGGTCTTTGCTCTTGAAAGCAGGGACTTTTCCCAAAAATCGAGTCAGATATTGTTTACTGGTCTTTGCTGTCCCTAGTCCAAAGATTAGCCAAGAGCCTCAGACAAGTCAACAAGTGTACTTACTGCAGGGTAGGTATGGCCTACTGAACTGCTGCGTCTTCCAATATCAATTGTGAGGTCCTCTTCTGTTGTTTTCAGATAGACAGGATTATCAAAATTCATGCTTTTCATGTTTTTGTGTTGCCAGTTACGCCACATGAAGAAGCCAGCCACTGCAGCCATCACCAGCAATActtcagggaaagaaaaggattGCAAGCATTGAGCAGTGTCAGGTCAAACTCCAGACTAAGCAGAGGCTTATCACACAACAGGGGCACCCAAATGCTAGTGAATGCTGTACTTACAGACAGGAAGAACAGCCCAAGCAGCTGACGTCCCTCCAGCAGCTGTTACTTCAGACACTGTGCCACTGATGTTGAATCCTGCGTGAGAATTTACAAAACAGTGAGGTTGCTATCAATAGGCTGGCAGACTTAGTCAGATGCAGGCACTCGACTAAGTCCAGAAGCTGCTATCATATTAACTTGTCTCAGTAATGCATTGCAAGAACAGCCTAACAGGCTTCATCTTATCTTaggagaaagggttttttttattgctcATCTTCTGAGCACTCCTGGGACATCATGGACACTATGGGTTCCATACTGTCATAAAGTGAACTAATTCTTTTTATCACAGCAGGCTCTAGCTGTTGTATTTGGACTATATACATGACCTGTATTCTCTGTTTGCATGCAGAGGAGAAAAACTTCAAGCAGGCTAGTGGGTCAGTTTGTAATTTGCTTCTGTAATGTTTAACAGTTTAAGTTATTGGGACCAGTACCTCCAGGAACTAGTCCAACAGTTGGAGATTTTTCTGTTGTGCTGGTATCTTTAGCCTCAGTGTAAGTCACAGTTGTTCCAGTACCTGAAACTAATTGTAGATCAAGAACCCAGTTAATCCTGAAGTTCTGAAATGGCTTAGCTATGACATCCATGGTGGCGAACATTTAGCAGATGGCAGAATGATCATGCAGCTTGTTAGCTTAATTGGAAACACTGACATTAGTTATTTCACTGGTAAGTCCACCCTCATTTATAATTTACTTTTTGATCAAAAACTTTAAGAACCAGGTTTGACAGGTAATCATACATAACCTACAGGTATTTAGAGAGGGAATCATTAAAACCATTAGCTACTCCATCCCTCACTTTGGGTTTTCTGGATGAGATTTGGTTCGGTGTGCTTGCTGGTCAAGCACAGCCTTTGAGATATGTATACATATACGTATCAGTCCTTTAGAGCAGCCACTATTCTCACCAACTGAGGGAGAGGGGTCCTCACATTGACTAGTCTGGCTTTGACAGGCAGAGTCAACACGCGACATAGCAAGTGGTACCTTACTATGTCTAGTTGCACTAGACTGCACAGGCAAGCCTGCTGTATGGTCAGTGCTCAGGATAGCAGCAGCCTGTTTGGACCTGGAAAGCACTTCCTCACTCAGCCCGTCAGTTTTCAGCATGGTGTGCTTATATATTGGAGAGCCATGCTAGTTTATACTTAGCCCATATACCCCTTATGTTATGAGAAGGGGGCTAGGTATGTTTACGCATGTGCTTGCTGTCTGCACAAAGCCATGGAGCTGTAAGGTATTATTGcaagtgatgatgatgatgcaggAGCCAAGCATGGACTTTGAACAGCACTGCAGACTGAGTGCCTGCTTAATGCATGCTAGAGGATCATCCCCTTGATGAATTACATCAGACTAACCCACGCAACATATATACTGTCTATACTGCCATGCTGGCCTCTCACAGGTTCAGTACCCCCACTCCTTTCCTTGTCCAGCCTGGAAAGCATTTCAATTGTATTACCATACCTGCACATCTCAGACCATCCTCTTGCAAGAGGTATTCAGCAGGACATGCACAGGTATACTTCGGAGAGTGTTCATTTATCTGAGGAGCAGGCAGGCAGAGGTAGCTACAGCCTCCATTTGCCATATTGTCTTCACACCAGTTCTTGCCTGTTGGTACAAGTTAGTTTTAAACAACTGATGAGAGCGAGCCTTCATGCTAAGTATAGCACATTTTGTTCAGTAATTGCTGTACTAGAGTGACTTTCCTCTACAAGTTATAGACTTGCATCTACTCTGTCTGAGCAAGAGGCTTTGCAGCTACCCCTTCTCTCAATTCCGTGAGGGCATCTATGCTAGGAGCTCCATGAACAACATGGAAGTAGAAAGCTATACAGGTAAACAAGATCATTTCCCATGCTTCTCTAGCAGCTGGATTATCACCACTCAAATAGGGCAGGCTTCACATAAGTATTAGCTGACAGCTATAAACCATATGGGAGTTACCTGAAGGCTGAACAAGCTCATGATATACAATGATGTCCTGTGCATCATTGAGGTTGTTTACTAGAGTAACCAGTTCAGATCCGGTAAATTTGTTGGCACCATAGACTGCCTCATTCTCCCCATCAATCCAGTACACACGGTCCTAGAAGACAGAGTCATTGCATCCCATTAGATTTGGGTTAGTTTCAGTCAGCTATTGCAACACAGTTAGCCATGCACCAGCGAGAACATGAGCTCAGACACAAGGAGTACAGGAAGCTATTCTTACCTCAAATATTGTTACAGCAAGAGGATGGGGAAGAAACATATGAGACTTTAGCACAAGTCTACGATCCTGGCCATTCAAGTCCACACTTGACAGCATATGCAGTTTAGAATCAAGCCAGTACAGACGGCTTTTTACAAGATCTAGGAGAAGGGGGGcatgggagaagagaggaggggggaaagaaaaaggaaaaaaaaaaaatcagtatctacATGGAGAAGACCTCCAGTCTCCTGCAAAAGCTGAAATACTCACAAGTTCAAGAATTGTTGCAGTGTTACCCTAATCTCTCATCAAATGGGAATACGGAAGTCCTGCTACACTGCTGCCTAAGTGGCCTGTGCCTCAATTAGAATAGAGCCACGCAAGACAGGTTACCATTTCAATATCTGGGAAGTAGCTTTGCCTGTTGCAATGTCTCCAGGTATACTGGAACTTACTATTCTCAGAAGTTGCAAACAGCTCTCTGAAGAATGACCCTAGCTTTTGTAGTGCACAAACTGATAAAGGCCCAGAATACCTCTGACACAGAAGCCAGTTCAACATACCTAGAGCAATTCCATTAGGCCATTGGATTTCTGTTGTCACAAGCTGCTGTCTGTCAAATCCGTTCATTCCTGCTTTCTCAATTTTTGCTGGCTCACCCCAGTCCGACCAGTACATAAAGCTGTGAAGTAGAATTTATGTTGTATGATGAACTAGAGTACTGTGTAGTATTTAAGGCTTAATTATAACCATTTAACAAGTAGCTAGATATAGGATACTAAAGTCAATTATGAGGACACAGAAGCTTGCAGGTCTGATTTTTCAGAGAACCAGAAAAAATACTCACCCGGAGAGAGGATCTACAGCTATGGAAGCTGGCTCTCTTAgctcagagagaaagagaacctTCCTTTTCATGCCATCTAGGCTAGCCACCGAAATGGTCTTTGCAGCTGAGTCAGTCCAGTAGATGTTCTTGTAAATCCAGTCAACAGCAATTCCAGCTGGGCTCTGTATGTTGTCTAGGATTCTGATGTGTTTTCCAACTTTGTCACGAGTATCAACAGAGGCACTGGAAGACAAGCATTACTTGCTTTCACTGCTCCTTCCACAGATACTACTGTTTGGTATGACTCAGCAAATACAACATACAGATCTTAGGCAGACAATCTAGGAAATGCACTTGCAACTTTCCACAAGGTGCTTTCTTATTCAGTTTTAGCAACAGTTCATAGGAATTGTAATTGGCATAAACATAGCTACTGACTGGAACTTGCAACTGCTGTACTTAGTCTTTCAAGTGTAGGACATTAGTAATCTAGTTCTCAGCACCAAAGTTTAGAGCAGTATCTTGGGTAAGATGCAAGATGCTTAGGGGAAACACTCTAGGATTCAGAGAGTAAGTCTTCAGTCTTTACCTGAAGATTGCTTTTTGGCTGAAGTCAGCCCAATAGAGCTTTTGCTCAGCAATGTCAGCATCTAGAGCTACAGTGTTTCTTAGCTGctctactagctgaatatattctttcCTTTCAAGGCCAATCTTCCTGATATCCCGGCGGTTGGTGAAAATTAGACATGGCTCTTTCCCTGTGAAAAGAGGGTACAGGTTATTTGTAGTTCTAGACAAGCAGTCACATACTGTTCTTTTAAGACATGTTTAAGAGCTGCAGCATTTGCTGTTCCCCTAATGCTAATGGATGGCGACACAGGTCTTCACTGTGCCATACcttgtctgtctctccctccacAACTTGActagggggagggaggggatgttAGGAGTATTCAGGTCTTTACACATTATATGGCACTGGTTATATGCAGTTTTCCATAAAACCTGCAATAGCATAGGTAGTGCCTCATATGCTACCTCCTTTCGAAGTGGCTTTCATGCCTGGAGGGTACAGAAATCTTATGCCAACGCTTACCTACTGCCTTGCACACTCCAGTAGCAAGATCCATTTGATAGCCACGACTACATTCACATTTGTAGCCACCTTTCAGGTTGATACAGATTTGACTACAGATACCAGGGTTTTGGCACTCATCAATATCTGCAAAGACAACATAACTCGTTTGTCCTCATCCAACACCGTCAGCGGGGTCCAGATTAACATAGCTGATACTTGCCTCCACATGTTTTCCTATCTACAAGTTCAAACCCAGCTGGGCAGTCACATTCATAGCCAATAACAAGGTCTCTGCAGATATGAGAGCATCCACCATTGTTCACCAGACATTCATTTATGTCTAGAAGAGAAGAATTGGCTTGTTCTTAGATGGCACACACATTTAGTCTTTAAGTCTTAGTCACAGAGTGCTTTACCACCAACCCATATATTTCCTAATGATACCTGCCACAACTGCTAAACCCCCATTGGCACTTGATGTCATGTGCAAGAGAGCCTCCTCAAGATCCATATTTGCTCAGCTATCATCATCATGTTGCTTGTGTTACAAGTTGGTAGCAGCAGACCAAGACTGAAGCTCCTGGAAGCTTCAGCAGAGCTTTAGTGCTTTCCAAGTGCCTTGTAGCCACTGAGAAATGATCCCAATAGTCTGTTTGGCTAGGGTAGAGCTAGCCTATTGACTGGATTGCTTTTGGCTGTTTTCTTGTCACTAAGACAATGCAGATAGGCATCCCACAGTCTGACAGCCAGCAACTCAGAAGCAGTATCCAAGTCTGCCTAGCAGTCAACATTGCACAATGAGTTTGTTCACTTACTACACTCCTTGAGGGGCTCATCACTCCAGTCCTTGCAGTCCCTCTGCTGGTTACACACTTTACTGATGTCTATGCATTCTCCACTTCTGCACTTGAATTTGCCAGGTCCAGAGCACTGAATGACTGAGATAACGAAGATTGTGAGGGAACCACCAGTTTCAAGAGAGATTCTGTGACATCTTTATCCTTGCTTAATTCCACACTTACCATTGTTACAACTGGCTTCATCAGTGCCATCCAGACAGTCTCTCACACCATTGCATTGCCTACTCCCATGGATACAGTTCCCATCTTCACATCTGAACTGGTCTGGTCTGCAGGTCCGAGAAGCTAAGGACAGAGCCACTACAGAGTTAAATTCCAATGGCCTGCTGAAGGAATGGACAGGATCGAAGGAGCACCTTCTTTAGAGGAAGGAGCAAGTTAACTTACGgcagtttatttcatcacttCCATCCTTGCAGTCAGGATCTCCATCACAGCGCCACTTCTTGTGAATACATTCACCTGAGCTGCACTGCACCTCACTGGTGGTGCATTTCACAGGAGGGGCAGGCTGGCGGCCGCATTGCTCTAGAGATTCGTCCGACTGGTCTGAGCAGTCGGCATCATCATCGCACACCCAACTGACAGGGATGCAAGTGGAGCTCTTGCACTGGAACTCATGAACACCACAGGTTGGCGGGGCGCACTCCAGCTCGTCACTGCCATCGCTGCAGTCATCTTGGCCATTGCAGACAAAGTTCTTGGAAATACACTGCCCGCTACTGCATGTGAACTCTGCTGGACTACAAGTCACATTGCCTGGAGTAACAGGAGTAAGAGATTAGCAGAATATCACAATAAGGAAGATTTTCTTATGAAGAGTATTTTACTTTGCAGGTTCTTTACTTCATCAGCTGTTAGCTGACAGTAGGTCAGCATCCTGTGTAAGGCTCTGGGAGAGCCTAAGTGTCCTGCAGGTGGCCAGTCGAGCCCTGCAGAGACTGTCCTTATTGTCTTAGTTGTTATAATGAGCGAGAGGCACCAGTTGTGCTACTGAGTGAAGATGactttcttctgaagcagctAGGCTGTTCTGCTTCAGAGTGCTAGCCTCTGGGAGAACAGGCTCAGACTCTGTGAATCAGAGATAGAAGGTAAGAGAATTGCCAACTCTGGAGTACAGACTATGGTTTAGATAGCCAGATGGTCAGCATGCACTGTAGTTTGAAATTGAAGTGCTTTGTGCTGGTCTCCCCAGGAGAGCCGTGGCCCATTTGCGTGGGCTACTGGGGATAACAGATCAAGATTTTTTCACCACTTGATCCTGTGGCATTTAGCACATCCACACAACTTACAGCAGTACCAATTATGCTCGTTTTGTAGCAGTGTAGCTAGCAGCTCAGTATGCCTAGGCTGATAGTTTTATCAGCTCCATGAGAAACATTGCCTGTAGATTTACTTGTCAAATAAAGGCACTTGCTTGCAAAGTATGGCAGCTACCCCATGGAGGTAGAGCAGAAGTCTGGAGCTCAGTATCCTGTTAGCCTACCAGGGTAAGGCAGTGCTGACAGAAGTCAACCTGTGTCTTTGCTTGCAGCAAACTCGTTTGGGGCACCTCAGGCAACTGCTGTGTTGGCAGTTCACCAAGAAGAGCCAGGAACGCTGCGCTGAGGCTGGCAGTTGCATCTCTGCTTGAGTACTGCCCTGGAGTTGTCCCCTGCAACACCTGTAACCAGCTCCCTAGTCTGTACTTTTGGACAAGAGTGCAAAATACTCCAGCTAGGAGTATTAAACAATTCAGCTGCTCCCTACAGCTTGGTAACAAGTCACTACCATATTTTTAAGAGACAAGATTGTTAACGTAATCACCAACTAGAGTTACCTGCCGAGAAACTCTGCAGAGAGCAAGTTGTGATGGTTTGCCTGACGTGCAACTAAGCCTATGACTATTGTGATTTGTGGCTAGTTTTGATAGTAAGTGTTGAATAGCTTCTATTGCTGTACTCCTTAACTTAGAAAGATACAGGAGCATTAGAACAAGTCTGCAACACAAACATAAATGTAGCGTTAAGGAGATATTGATACTACGAGAGATTTATCTTCCCAGGTATACTGCCCAGCTAGCTCCTTTCAGGTCAAGTCAATTTCAAATAGAGTTATGCAGCCaccatttctttcttcccttaCCACAATTCTCTTCATCTTCTCCACTGTCACAGTCTCTTTCACCATCACATTTCCAGGACACTGGGATACACTGGGTTGACTGAGGACCACAGCTGATTTCATTTACCCGGCATGTTCTCATATCtattggaaaaagtttaagtTCAATTTAAGAGTCCTGAAACTTAAGAACTACTGATCTTGGGTTTTAGCAGTCCTCCTGAAGTTGAGTCTGAAAGGCTCCAGCTCTGGACACAATTGCAGTTAGGTGTCAGTACCCATCTAAATCAATGGCCACATCGTTGAAGATGTTATTTCAGTCCGTAccactccattaaaaaaaaacaaaaaaaaatgcagcacttcCAGTCCCTAATAGATTAATATTTAGTAAGAGTATCTTTGCAGTGGTAGCTTTGTTATTGCACACCAGTTATACTGCACAAGGTTGAGCTGTAACATGCAGTCGCAGACAGCATACAGCAGCAACGCCAAAGTGCAGTAGGGCTTGGGGCTGAAGTATGGAGATTGCTCCTCAGTGCAGCTCCTATTAATACAGACAAATGAAGCTTTATAGATCCACAGGATCTATATTCCCAGATTAGTTAAAACACTTAATATTGGAGTATATTCCAAGAGCTTCTAGTTAGGCCTTTgtacttttgctttcttttcccatGTATTCAGTCACCCTGTTCCTGTTCTAGGTCTGGTTATTTTGCAACTAGTTTTCTTAGAGGACAGTGATCACTCAGTGAACAAGCCACTGTAACGCTCGAGGTTCCAGTGCTTACTGCTCCTCACTGCTAGGAAAACCTTGGTGAACCTTACTATCAGCTGTCAACCACAAGCACAGATCTCCCACTCACTTCTGAACCCTTTTAATATGCTAGAAGTCTTGACAAGTTACTGATGTGGCCACAGCCAAGCTATCGCTTATGCAGGTGCTCTCCAGAGCAAGCACCTCCTCCTTCTTGTAGGAGGAGAGCCAAGCCGCAGGCAGATGCAAACTCAAAACACTCGCCCCGCTGCGCCACAGATTTCCCCACCAGCACTGACGGGCCAGGCTCACTTACGGCACAGCTCAGCACTCTCGTCAGATCCATCCTCACAGTCCGGATCCCCATCACACTGCCACCTGTTAGGCACACACTGACCACTGTTGCACACAAAATCAGATTCAGCACATGTCTTCTTTACTGCAAGGGAGAAGGACAGCCACTTGTTTAGACATCAGAGCTAAGCTTGTTTGTTGCAGCGAGAGATGCGCTCCATTACTCTAGCCAAGTGAGGCAGCACCTCTAGCTCTCGAGTGTCTGGTGCCTTCTTCCACCAGTCTAATGATAGCACTGCTTAACGCTTCCTAGAGAGTTAcactggtgcacagagaaacatCTGTCTTCCTGCAAGCACACACTGAAGGAGTGCTGCTGTTAAGGGTCACTGCTGCTAGAAGAGCTGCTGCTTGGAACAAACCTGAGTTGCAGCAAGGACTATGGATATTAATGATTATATTTGGATTTTAAACTCTTAACAGTTTATTATCAAGGCATTTGACTTGCAGAGTCATTAGAGGTGCAGTGCTATATAGCCCTAAGGCACCTGTCtagacctgcttgagcaggttgACAGTTCAGCCACACCAGTGTTGTCCAGGAAGTCCATTCTGCCTTGTCTAATTACATCTGGTCACCTGCCCTGGTCTCCAAGTGTGCTTAAAGCAAGAGCTGCCAGCCAGAGGTAGACTTAGTGTTTAGAGGCTGAACAGAATCACtttcatacaggaaaaaaaggatacTTAGATACTGGTTAATCCATGATTAAGTGCTAACAGCAGCTGATTTCTACCACATCTTAAAGCAATAAGAAAAGCATTGCAGTGTGCTCTTTACAATCACTATCCAGCAAACTAAGAGTTTTGGTCATGAGCTTTTACCTCAGGCACCAAGTCCAGCAGATTTTCACCGTGTTCAGTGAAGTTTTAACTATATCAGAGGGATACAAGGCATCAAGACAGACCCTTAATTGCTCTAGGGAGTTTGTCCTCTGCTCTGTATTTCAGCTGGCAATGAAGGTGCTGGACAGGACAAGCATCTCTGTCCCTGGGACACCATCCAGTCTGCTACCACTCACCCCCTTCAACATCAATGCTAACTACCAAGTACTACTATAGAGATGCTGCTTTTGCCCAAGTACTTACCACAAGTAGTCTCATCACTGCCGTCCGAACAGTCTTCATCACCATCACATTTCCAGAGTAAAGGAATACAGCGTCCATTACTACACGCAAATTGGGATTCCTCACATTTTGCTCTTGCACCTTCAATGAGAAGAGAAACTTGAGCCCCAATACTGTTTAGCAATACTTCTTGGTATCAGCAGTGGGGGAAGATATCCAGCTTAATAAACAAAACAATATCAGCATGAGACCAAGTCTGAGCTCTGAGACTTTTGACTGTAGTCATCGTAATCGCGACAGAAGAACAGAAGTTTTCACAGCA contains:
- the VLDLR gene encoding very low-density lipoprotein receptor isoform X3, whose product is MRSGRQRGAGSAAAAGGRRRRRRAAPRWARCLLCLLLALGCLRAAADGARAKCEESQFACSNGRCIPLLWKCDGDEDCSDGSDETTCVKKTCAESDFVCNSGQCVPNRWQCDGDPDCEDGSDESAELCHMRTCRVNEISCGPQSTQCIPVSWKCDGERDCDSGEDEENCGNVTCSPAEFTCSSGQCISKNFVCNGQDDCSDGSDELECAPPTCGVHEFQCKSSTCIPVSWVCDDDADCSDQSDESLEQCGRQPAPPVKCTTSEVQCSSGECIHKKWRCDGDPDCKDGSDEINCPSRTCRPDQFRCEDGNCIHGSRQCNGVRDCLDGTDEASCNNVIQCSGPGKFKCRSGECIDISKVCNQQRDCKDWSDEPLKECNINECLVNNGGCSHICRDLVIGYECDCPAGFELVDRKTCGDIDECQNPGICSQICINLKGGYKCECSRGYQMDLATGVCKAVGKEPCLIFTNRRDIRKIGLERKEYIQLVEQLRNTVALDADIAEQKLYWADFSQKAIFSASVDTRDKVGKHIRILDNIQSPAGIAVDWIYKNIYWTDSAAKTISVASLDGMKRKVLFLSELREPASIAVDPLSGFMYWSDWGEPAKIEKAGMNGFDRQQLVTTEIQWPNGIALDLVKSRLYWLDSKLHMLSSVDLNGQDRRLVLKSHMFLPHPLAVTIFEDRVYWIDGENEAVYGANKFTGSELVTLVNNLNDAQDIIVYHELVQPSGKNWCEDNMANGGCSYLCLPAPQINEHSPKYTCACPAEYLLQEDGLRCAGFNISGTVSEVTAAGGTSAAWAVLPVLLLVMAAVAGFFMWRNWQHKNMKSMNFDNPVYLKTTEEDLTIDIGRRSSSVGHTYPAISVVSTDDDMA
- the VLDLR gene encoding very low-density lipoprotein receptor isoform X4, which translates into the protein MRSGRQRGAGSAAAAGGRRRRRRAAPRWARCLLCLLLALGCLRAAADGARAKCEESQFACSNGRCIPLLWKCDGDEDCSDGSDETTCDMRTCRVNEISCGPQSTQCIPVSWKCDGERDCDSGEDEENCGNVTCSPAEFTCSSGQCISKNFVCNGQDDCSDGSDELECAPPTCGVHEFQCKSSTCIPVSWVCDDDADCSDQSDESLEQCGRQPAPPVKCTTSEVQCSSGECIHKKWRCDGDPDCKDGSDEINCLALSLASRTCRPDQFRCEDGNCIHGSRQCNGVRDCLDGTDEASCNNVIQCSGPGKFKCRSGECIDISKVCNQQRDCKDWSDEPLKECNINECLVNNGGCSHICRDLVIGYECDCPAGFELVDRKTCGDIDECQNPGICSQICINLKGGYKCECSRGYQMDLATGVCKAVGKEPCLIFTNRRDIRKIGLERKEYIQLVEQLRNTVALDADIAEQKLYWADFSQKAIFSASVDTRDKVGKHIRILDNIQSPAGIAVDWIYKNIYWTDSAAKTISVASLDGMKRKVLFLSELREPASIAVDPLSGFMYWSDWGEPAKIEKAGMNGFDRQQLVTTEIQWPNGIALDLVKSRLYWLDSKLHMLSSVDLNGQDRRLVLKSHMFLPHPLAVTIFEDRVYWIDGENEAVYGANKFTGSELVTLVNNLNDAQDIIVYHELVQPSGKNWCEDNMANGGCSYLCLPAPQINEHSPKYTCACPAEYLLQEDGLRCAVSGTGTTVTYTEAKDTSTTEKSPTVGLVPGGFNISGTVSEVTAAGGTSAAWAVLPVLLLVMAAVAGFFMWRNWQHKNMKSMNFDNPVYLKTTEEDLTIDIGRRSSSVGHTYPAISVVSTDDDMA
- the VLDLR gene encoding very low-density lipoprotein receptor isoform X2, giving the protein MRSGRQRGAGSAAAAGGRRRRRRAAPRWARCLLCLLLALGCLRAAADGARAKCEESQFACSNGRCIPLLWKCDGDEDCSDGSDETTCVKKTCAESDFVCNSGQCVPNRWQCDGDPDCEDGSDESAELCHMRTCRVNEISCGPQSTQCIPVSWKCDGERDCDSGEDEENCGNVTCSPAEFTCSSGQCISKNFVCNGQDDCSDGSDELECAPPTCGVHEFQCKSSTCIPVSWVCDDDADCSDQSDESLEQCGRQPAPPVKCTTSEVQCSSGECIHKKWRCDGDPDCKDGSDEINCLALSLASRTCRPDQFRCEDGNCIHGSRQCNGVRDCLDGTDEASCNNVIQCSGPGKFKCRSGECIDISKVCNQQRDCKDWSDEPLKECNINECLVNNGGCSHICRDLVIGYECDCPAGFELVDRKTCGDIDECQNPGICSQICINLKGGYKCECSRGYQMDLATGVCKAVGKEPCLIFTNRRDIRKIGLERKEYIQLVEQLRNTVALDADIAEQKLYWADFSQKAIFSASVDTRDKVGKHIRILDNIQSPAGIAVDWIYKNIYWTDSAAKTISVASLDGMKRKVLFLSELREPASIAVDPLSGFMYWSDWGEPAKIEKAGMNGFDRQQLVTTEIQWPNGIALDLVKSRLYWLDSKLHMLSSVDLNGQDRRLVLKSHMFLPHPLAVTIFEDRVYWIDGENEAVYGANKFTGSELVTLVNNLNDAQDIIVYHELVQPSGKNWCEDNMANGGCSYLCLPAPQINEHSPKYTCACPAEYLLQEDGLRCAGFNISGTVSEVTAAGGTSAAWAVLPVLLLVMAAVAGFFMWRNWQHKNMKSMNFDNPVYLKTTEEDLTIDIGRRSSSVGHTYPAISVVSTDDDMA
- the VLDLR gene encoding very low-density lipoprotein receptor isoform X5 encodes the protein MRSGRQRGAGSAAAAGGRRRRRRAAPRWARCLLCLLLALGCLRAAADGARAKCEESQFACSNGRCIPLLWKCDGDEDCSDGSDETTCVKKTCAESDFVCNSGQCVPNRWQCDGDPDCEDGSDESAELCHMRTCRVNEISCGPQSTQCIPVSWKCDGERDCDSGEDEENCGNVTCSPAEFTCSSGQCISKNFVCNGQDDCSDGSDELECAPPTCGVHEFQCKSSTCIPVSWVCDDDADCSDQSDESLEQCGRQPAPPVKCTTSEVQCSSGECIHKKWRCDGDPDCKDGSDEINCLALSLASRTCRPDQFRCEDGNCIHGSRQCNGVRDCLDGTDEASCNNVIQCSGPGKFKCRSGECIDISKVCNQQRDCKDWSDEPLKECNINECLVNNGGCSHICRDLVIGYECDCPAGFELVDRKTCGDIDECQNPGICSQICINLKGGYKCECSRGYQMDLATGVCKAVGKEPCLIFTNRRDIRKIGLERKEYIQLVEQLRNTVALDADIAEQKLYWADFSQKAIFSASVDTRDKVGKHIRILDNIQSPAGIAVDWIYKNIYWTDSAAKTISVASLDGMKRKVLFLSELREPASIAVDPLSGFMYWSDWGEPAKIEKAGMNGFDRQQLVTTEIQWPNGIALDLVKSRLYWLDSKLHMLSSVDLNGQDRRLVLKSHMFLPHPLAVTIFEDRVYWIDGENEAVYGANKFTGSELVTLVNNLNDAQDIIVYHELVQPSGKNWCEDNMANGGCSYLCLPAPQINEHSPKYTCACPAEYLLQEDGLRCAVSGTGTTVTYTEAKDTSTTEKSPTVGLVPGGFNISGTVSEVTAAGGTSAAWAVLPVLLLVMAAVAGFFMWRNWQHKNMKSMNFDNPVYLKTTEEDLTIDIGRRSSSVGHTYPAISVVSTDDDMA